The window AAATTACCGTTCCTTCTACTAATTTTATTCCTCTAAAACCTCGGTCTGTACTCGCTTTATTAGGTCTTGTTCCTCCAACGGATTTTCTGACTCGCTCACTTTGTGCTAATGATTCTTCCAATGTTTTGCTATCGTGAGGATTGCCTGAAAATCTTTTTATGGAACTGATGACCCCTGTTTTCCTACCTCGCACTACCGCCACTTTTGTCCCAAACTCGTATGCCTTTCCCGATTTCCCTTTCGCAATACAGGCAACCTGTGGTTCGTGCAAACTGTAAATTTTATCTTTCGTATTACGTTCTTGGGTGAGTGCTTTGAGGTAAATTTTAAAAACGTCTTCGTAGTCTTTCAAAATAGTTGAAGGAAGTTTTCTTTCCAATTCCCGAAGCACTCTTTTGCCAATCGTTCTGAGCTTCTTCCTTGCCATTTTTGCCTTCTTCTGTCTTCTCGGATGGTGCCCAAAATAAGCATCTCGCAACAATTGTTTGCTTACTCTTTTATAACTTTGCCTTTGAATTACCCCTTCTTTTTCAGCTATTTTCACGCAATTGTCTATTACTTTTTTTGCTAATTTTGAATCCGTAGGAAAGGTAATATTCTTCTCCTGAACCGTAGTGTCAATCTGAACTTCATCTTCTGTTTTGGCTTGCGGATGAAGAGAAACGCTTTGTCCTAAAAGGAATTCTAACCCCTTCTCGCCAATTCTCTTTCTAAAGTGTACAAAATTGCTCGGATCAAAAGGCTGCTGGGTCTGAAAAAAATCTTCGCCCGTAAAATATTGCCAATACGCATTCTCCACCCATCTTTCTACAACCGTTTCGTCGCTTTCTTTAAACATTTCCTTAAGCAGAAGCATTCCTGCTATTTTACGAATTGCAACCGAGGGTCTTCCTTGCTCTGAAAACAGTTTTGCAAACTCTTGCTCCATTTTCTCCCAAGAGATTTCGTGAGCCAATTTTACCAACGGATGCTCCATATTAATGAGTTCCGTAAGTCTGGTCTTGAATAAATTTTGCTGTAAATCTGGTTTTATTTTACCTAACATTTTGCCGCTTTTTACACCCTAAAAATACGGTTTCTTGCAATTTTTCACAATATTTTTTTGTTAAATTTTAAACTATAAAACTGAAAACCAAAACGTTAATGCGTTTTTAAGGAGTGACTATTTATAATGAAAGATTGGTTCAGAAATATGATAGCCAAGTCATCAATTATTATCAGATGTTTGCTGGAACTTTAGGATTAACTTTTTTATTGCCTTTTTACTATTATTTATTTCCAAATGAGCAATTTATTCCCAATTTAAAAGACGTATTTTATCTAATATTATTGGCCTTAATTTGCACGGTAGCTTTGTATGTCCTTTTTGCGGAATCGCTTAAAAAGCTTTCGGCTTTTACGGTGAATTTAAGTTTTAATTTAGAACCTATTTATGCAATTATTATTGCTTTTTTATTTTTCGATGAAGGACAAGAAGTAAATGTTTCGTTTTATTTCGGATTGGCTTTTGTCATAATATCCGTGATACTACAATCCATAATTTCAAGGAAAAAAAAGAAATGATTCAAAATTGTTTAAAATGAAACAAAAAATCCTGCCTAAAATAAGGCAGGATTTATATTTATAAAATTCAAGTCAAAATTATTCCCACTCAATTGTTGCAGGTGGTTTGCTTGAGATATCATACGCTACTCTGTTGATTCCTCTTACTTCGTTGATGATTCTGCTTGAAACAGTATCTAAAAACTCGTAAGGAAGTCTGCTCCACGTTGCTGTCATAAAGTCGATGGTGTTTGCAGAACGAACTACCGCAGTATATTCATACGTTCTTTCGTCTCCCATTACTCCTACAGATTTCACAGGAAGAAGAACTACGAAAGCCTGAGATACTTTATCATATAAGTCATTTTTGTACAATTCTTCGATAAAAATATCATCAGCCTCCTGAAGGATTTTCACTTTTTCAGCATCTACAGCACCCAAAATTCTGATTCCCAAACCAGGACCTGGGAAAGGGTGTCTGTGTACCAAATGATGAGGAATTCCTAATTCTTCACCTACTTTTCTTACTTCGTCTTTGAATAACTCTCTTAAAGGCTCCAATAATTCAAACTCCATATCTTCAGGAAGTCCGCCAACGTTGTGGTGAGATTTGATTACTGCAGAAGGTCCGTTTACAGACTGACTTTCAATTACGTCAGGATAAATTGTTCCCTGAGCTAAGAATTTTGCTCCTTCAATTTTATGAGATTCTTCGTCGAAAACATGAATAAACTCGTTACCGATGATTTTTCTTTTGGCTTCTGGATCATCAACTCCTGCTAATTTAGATAAGAATCTTTCTTTAGCATCCACCAATTTAATGTTCATATGGAAATGTTCTCCATAGTTTTCCATTACTTTTACATCTTCGTCTTTTCTCAACAATCCTGTATCTACAAAGATACATTGCAATTGATCGCCAATCGCTTTGTGAATTAAAACTGCTGCAACAGAAGAATCTACTCCACCTGAAAGACCAAGAATCACTTTTTGATCACCTACTTTTTCTTTAATCTCTGCAACTGTTTTTTCGATATAGTTGGTCAATTTCCAGTTTTTCTCTGCATTACAGATAGGAAAAACGAAATTTTCTAACATTTTACCACCTTCTTCTGTATGAGAAACTTCCGGGTGAAACTGTACGCAATAGATTTTTTTGTCTTCATTTGAAATTGAAGCAATTACACCCGATTTTGCATTTAATTCAAAACCTGCAGGCAATTCTCCAACTTCGTCGAAGTGGCTCATCCAAACTACAGAATTGTTGGTTACACCTTTCAGTAAAGAAGATTCTTTTACGATTTCTAAGTGCGCTTTACCGTACTCACCTTTTTCTCCTTTGTTTACTTTTCCACCTAAAAGATGTGCTGTAAGCTGCATTCCGTAGCAAATTCCTAAAACAGGAATTCCTTGTTCGTACAATTCTTTCTCAACCAAATGAGCGTTATCTGCGTTTACAGAACTTGGCCCACCAGAAAGGATAATTCCTCTTGGCTGTTTTTCTAAAATTGTTTCTAATGGTGTATTGAAAGGTAAAATTTCAGAATAAACACCCATCTCACGGATTCTTCTTCCGATGAGCTGGTTGTATTGTGATCCGAAATCTAATATGATAATACCGTTGTTCATTTTTATAATTGATAAATGATGATTGATAACTGATAACTGATTTTATAAATATGTCTGAAACCATAGCCCCGATTGTAGCGACATCCTTTTTTGTTATTGCGATTGTTGAAAATCTCAACCTTTTGACTTAATTTCTTCGCAATGACAAAAAAGATATAGCAGAAAGCGGGAAATAGCTTCTAATAAAAAAAGCCCCGACAAATCAGGGCTTTATATTAAAACTTTCCGATGTCTTCTCTGTAGAAGCCGTAATCGAAATGTACATGACTGGCATCTTCATACACTTTCTTGCGTGCATCTTCGTAAGTTGCTCCAGTTGCAACGATATTTAAAACTCTACCGCCGTTTGAAACTACTTTATCTCCTTTTTTGATGGCACCTGCGTATAAAAGCTGACTGTGTCTTACTTTTTCTTCGCCCGTGATTTCAAAACCTATTTCCATATTTCTAGGGTAACCACCAGAACACATTACCAGACAAACTGCTTTTTCGTCTTTAAATTTAAGTTCGATTTCTTTACCGTCCATACAATCGTTGATTACATCAAGAAGATTGTTCTCCATTAGTGCCATCAAAACCTGAGTTTCAGGATCACCGAATCTCATGTTGTATTCTAGTAAGTAAGTTCCGTTTTTGGTAATCATCAATCCGAAGAAAATCATTCCTTTGAAAGTGAAACCTTCAGCTTTAAGACCTTTTACGGTAGGATTCAAAATATTATTTTCGAAATCTACATAATGTACTTCTGTAAATTCCGGGCTTGGAGCTACTGACCCCATTCCTCCTGTATTAGGACCTGTATCTCCGTTTCCTACTTTTTTGTAATCTTTGGCAGCAATACATGGGTATATTTTTTCGCCATTTGAGAATGCAATAATAGACGCTTCAAAACCTACTAAATATTCTTCGATAACCAAACGAATTCCTGCATCACCATAGATCCTTCTGATCATAAAATCGTGAATTGTAGCTTCTGCTTCTTCTAAAGTTTCGCAGATTACAACCCCTTTTCCACCAGCAAGACCACTTGCCTTAATTACTAAAGGATACTCCTGATTTTGAACATATTCTTTAGCTTCAGGATAAGAATCAAATACCACAGCTTTTGCCGTTTTGATATCATAGGTCTGCATAAACTTCTTAGAAAAAGCCTTACTTCCTTCTAAGCTTGCCACTTTTTGATTAGGACCAAAAACTTTAAGATTATGTTTCTTAAACTCATCCTTCAAACCAGCTACAAGAGGAGCTTCAGGACCTACAATTGTAAGGTCTACCTGCTCTTTAATTGCAAAATCTCTAAGTTCTTTAATCTCTGATAAATGAACATTTTTTCCTATTTTATCGGTAGTTGCATTTCCGTTGGCAAAAAACATATGACTCACTCTAGAATCTTTCTGAAGTTTTGCTGCCAAAGCAGATTCTCTTCCACCTTCACCTATGATTAATATTCTCATGCTATATTTATTATCTAGTCTATTGTACAAATATATAATTTTGAATGCTATAAATACAATCCCAAATTATTTTTTAATTCTATTTTAATTAATGGAAAAAATGTCTAACTCCAGTAAACATCATCGGAATTTTGTGCTCGTTTGCTGCTTCGATGCTGTCTTGATCTTTTACACTTCCTCCCGGCTGAATAATTGCCGTAATACCTTCCTGAGCGCAGAAATCTACCACATCACGGAAAGGGAAAAATGCATCAGAAGCCAAAACTAAGTCTCCTGAGAATTTTTCTTTTGCTCTTTCAATTGCTTGTTGCGTTGCCCAGATTCTGTTTACCTGTCCGCCTCCGATACCGAAAGCCTGAATTCCGTTTGAAACAACAATCGCGTTAGATTTCACATATTTTACTACTCTTTGAGAGAATAATAATGCTTTT is drawn from Chryseobacterium muglaense and contains these coding sequences:
- a CDS encoding IS5 family transposase, producing MLGKIKPDLQQNLFKTRLTELINMEHPLVKLAHEISWEKMEQEFAKLFSEQGRPSVAIRKIAGMLLLKEMFKESDETVVERWVENAYWQYFTGEDFFQTQQPFDPSNFVHFRKRIGEKGLEFLLGQSVSLHPQAKTEDEVQIDTTVQEKNITFPTDSKLAKKVIDNCVKIAEKEGVIQRQSYKRVSKQLLRDAYFGHHPRRQKKAKMARKKLRTIGKRVLRELERKLPSTILKDYEDVFKIYLKALTQERNTKDKIYSLHEPQVACIAKGKSGKAYEFGTKVAVVRGRKTGVISSIKRFSGNPHDSKTLEESLAQSERVRKSVGGTRPNKASTDRGFRGIKLVEGTVILLPTKKEKTKYEQQVARLRFRARAAIEPCISHLKRNHSLGLNFLKGVAGDINNALLAGIGYNLKMRFNQIKEQITLWLEILLRTFLCKYNFQNEN
- the guaA gene encoding glutamine-hydrolyzing GMP synthase, coding for MNNGIIILDFGSQYNQLIGRRIREMGVYSEILPFNTPLETILEKQPRGIILSGGPSSVNADNAHLVEKELYEQGIPVLGICYGMQLTAHLLGGKVNKGEKGEYGKAHLEIVKESSLLKGVTNNSVVWMSHFDEVGELPAGFELNAKSGVIASISNEDKKIYCVQFHPEVSHTEEGGKMLENFVFPICNAEKNWKLTNYIEKTVAEIKEKVGDQKVILGLSGGVDSSVAAVLIHKAIGDQLQCIFVDTGLLRKDEDVKVMENYGEHFHMNIKLVDAKERFLSKLAGVDDPEAKRKIIGNEFIHVFDEESHKIEGAKFLAQGTIYPDVIESQSVNGPSAVIKSHHNVGGLPEDMEFELLEPLRELFKDEVRKVGEELGIPHHLVHRHPFPGPGLGIRILGAVDAEKVKILQEADDIFIEELYKNDLYDKVSQAFVVLLPVKSVGVMGDERTYEYTAVVRSANTIDFMTATWSRLPYEFLDTVSSRIINEVRGINRVAYDISSKPPATIEWE
- the purD gene encoding phosphoribosylamine--glycine ligase, translating into MRILIIGEGGRESALAAKLQKDSRVSHMFFANGNATTDKIGKNVHLSEIKELRDFAIKEQVDLTIVGPEAPLVAGLKDEFKKHNLKVFGPNQKVASLEGSKAFSKKFMQTYDIKTAKAVVFDSYPEAKEYVQNQEYPLVIKASGLAGGKGVVICETLEEAEATIHDFMIRRIYGDAGIRLVIEEYLVGFEASIIAFSNGEKIYPCIAAKDYKKVGNGDTGPNTGGMGSVAPSPEFTEVHYVDFENNILNPTVKGLKAEGFTFKGMIFFGLMITKNGTYLLEYNMRFGDPETQVLMALMENNLLDVINDCMDGKEIELKFKDEKAVCLVMCSGGYPRNMEIGFEITGEEKVRHSQLLYAGAIKKGDKVVSNGGRVLNIVATGATYEDARKKVYEDASHVHFDYGFYREDIGKF
- a CDS encoding DMT family transporter, with product MTIYNERLVQKYDSQVINYYQMFAGTLGLTFLLPFYYYLFPNEQFIPNLKDVFYLILLALICTVALYVLFAESLKKLSAFTVNLSFNLEPIYAIIIAFLFFDEGQEVNVSFYFGLAFVIISVILQSIISRKKKK